The following are from one region of the Gossypium hirsutum isolate 1008001.06 chromosome D03, Gossypium_hirsutum_v2.1, whole genome shotgun sequence genome:
- the LOC107932322 gene encoding disease resistance protein RPV1-like, translating into MANDVDMETQEFAKMKRLKLLQLDYVRLKGDFKDFPKRLRWLCWHGFCMQSFPVDFDINELVVLDMRNSKLKQVWKDTECLPNLKILNLNHSHSLLKTPSFSGLSSLEKLMLKDCINLVEVDQSIGELKMLTFLNLKDCTSLRKLPRTIGSLISLAELILSGCSRLVDVPRELHNMKSLKVLNLDETSICQTRLGLHWLLPKRSKELGFSWASLPCSLVKLSLESCKLSDDVMPNDLYNLASLESLNLSRNPIHCLPESIKKLTKLDELLLTSCTELQMIPKLPDIGQFFHASFLPHDVLFLDVKN; encoded by the exons ATGGCAAATGATGTTGATATGGAAACTCAAGAATTTGCAAAGATGAAGAGACTTAAACTGCTTCAACTGGATTATGTAAGACTTAAAGGAGACTTCAAAGACTTTCCCAAAAGATTAAGATGGTTATGTTGGCATGGGTTTTGCATGCAATCTTTTCCGGTGGATTTCGATATTAATGAACTAGTTGTTCTCGACATGCGCAACAGTAAACTTAAACAAGTTTGGAAGGATACAGAG TGCCTCCCAAATTTAAAGATACTTAATCTCAACCATTCACATAGCCTTCTTAAAACCCCAAGCTTTTCAGGACTCTCTAGCCTTGAGAAGTTGATGCTCAAAGATTGCATAAATTTGGTGGAAGTAGATCAATCCATTGGTGAGCTAAAGATGCTTACTTTCTTGAACCTTAAAGATTGCACAAGTCTTAGGAAACTTCCAAGGACAATTG GTTCATTAATATCACTTGCAGAGCTTATTTTATCTGGTTGTTCAAGACTTGTTGATGTCCCCAGGGAGTTGCATAATATGAAATCATTGAAGGTGCTTAATTTAGATGAAACTTCCATATGTCAAACAAGATTGGGATTACATTGGCTCTTACCGAAAAGAAGTAAAGAATTGGGTTTCTCTTGGGCATCTCTGCCGTGCTCTTTGGTAAAGTTAAGCCTTGAAAGTTGCAAATTATCTGATGATGTCATGCCCAATGATCTTTATAACTTAGCTTCATTGGAATCCTTAAATTTAAGTAGAAACCCAATTCATTGCCTTCCCGAAAGCATAAAAAAACTTACAAAACTTGATGAACTTCTATTGACTTCTTGCACTGAACTCCAAATGATTCCAAAGCTTCCA GATATTGGGCAATTCTTCCATGCTTCTTTTCTTCCACACGATGTGTTATTTTTGGATGTGAAAAATTGA